The stretch of DNA AATCCTATGGCGATTCGATCACGACCATGGCGACGGCGCAAGTTTTGCTGTGGGAGATGGATAAATGCACCCCCCTTTCCTTCGGTTTCGCGAAAAAGGGCTTCCCTGCCGGATCCGTTTGAATCTCGATGTCCCGGAAGGACAAATCTTTGCCGATCCCCGTCCCCAGCGCCTTGGCAAAGGCCTCCTTGGCGGCGAATCGGCCGGCCAAATATTCGGTTTTCCGGGATTCCGGCAGGCGCCGAAAATCCTTTTGTTCCCTGTCGGTCAAGATCCGGTCGGCAAATCTCGGTTTTCTTTTCATGATTTCCCGGATCCGTTCGGTCTCCACAATATCGACGCCGATTCCTGCGATCATGAAACCCACCTTCTAACCAATGGAATTTTGCATAGATATGTATTGTCCAAGTTTTTTCCGGCGGCCGTGATGCCCGTCACCTACGCTCCGGTTCCGGGAAGGAAAAGGCCCGCCCGTCGAGATAAATTTCCGGCCTGGTCTTGCAAAGGAAGGACGGCCGGAAGCCATCCGGGGAAATTTCATTTTCCCGGGACGGCACCCATCCCTTCGGGCGGCGGCAATGTTCCCGGCGAACATGGGGCGGAAACGCTCCGCAAGCAGGGGAACGCTTCCGGAAAATCCGGCGAAATCCGAAATGCGCCTCGTCCGGACCTCCAGGAACCCGTCCCTTCCTCCTTGCGGCGTTCAAGCCGGAGCAACCCCCCGAGGCCTGTTCCGGGGCGGATCGGCTTTCCTTCCGGCCGTTCCGGCAGCGTCCGTCCCGATGCATTGGCCGCAAAAAAACAAACAGGCGAGGGATCGTCCGTGATCGTTTCCAGACCGATATTGAATCTGCAAAGCTTGAAAACATCGGCCGCCGTCCACATCCTGCTCTTTCAGGCCGTCTGCTATTTGCTTTTGACCGTGCCCTTCTTTCCCAACCGTCTCCTGTTCGAAAAAACCGCCTGCATCCATCTGTACATTGCGGAGGGAGAATGGTGGCGGCTTTTGACATCCCTGTGGATCCATACCGATTTCTCCCATTTATTCGCCAATTCCATGACCTTTCTCCTGTTCGGGCTCCTTTTGGAAGCCGAACGGAGCCGTTCGGATTTGCTGCTCGTTTACTTGAGTTCCGGCATCATCGCCAATCTTTTCTGTTTCTTCATCACCCCGCTGACCTACATCCACGTCGGGGCGAGCGGGGCGGTTTTCGGGACGGCCGGGGCGGTTTTTGCCGGACGATGGCGGAAGGAACGGTTCCACAGGCTTTCCCTTCCCGCGTTATTGGTGATCTTTTCTTTCATCATAACAGCCTTTCAAGAAAACGAGAATGTCTACACCCATATTTTCGGTTTCCTTTGGGGAATGGTCTGCGGCTGGGCCGCGAGAAAATGACCGCCCGCCCCTTCGTCCCGGCGGCGTTTCAGCCGGAGCATAAACCGCCGGGTCCTTTTCGGAATGGTTCAGCCCATTCCTGATTTCCTCCGGGCGGCCGGTCCGGCGGGACCCTTTTTGGCGGCGGGAGGCGGATCTTCCCGGCCGGTTTCATGAAGAAAAAAGAGAGGATGATATGCCTTGGGCATAGGATCCTCTCTTTTCGGTCCCGTCTTTGCCTACCTTTTTCCGGCGGTCTTCCTGCGGAAATATTTTTGCCCGTTGACCGCCTCTTTTTGTTTGACGGAAGTTTTCCGATTTTTCGCCGTCCGCTTTGCCGGAAGGGGCCGCTCGAAGGAAAGCTTGACGGGCGTCCTGTCCGGCTCCTTCGTCAACAGTTTTAACGCGGCGCTCACCACCGCCACCGGATCGCTTTCCGAAAGCAACTCTTCCGCCGCTTCCCGGTACAGGGACAGATCATTTTCTGAGATCGCCGCATGAATTTTTTCCATCGCCAGGCGCTGCTGGCCCTCGATCGCTTCCTTCAGGGAAGGAACATCAATCCTTCTCATCCTTCTCCCCGTCGTTTTTTCCACTTCCCGCAAATAGCCCATCTCCCTCGGCGCGACAAAGGTGACGGCCATTCCGGAATTTCCCGCCCGCCCGGTTCTGCCGATGCGGTGCACGTAGGATTCCGGATCCTGGGGAATGTCAAAATTGTACACATGGGTGACGCCGGATATGTCGAGTCCCCGGGCGGCGACATCCGTCGCCACAAGGACGTCGATGTTCCCCTCCTTGAATTTCCGCAGGACGGAAAGCCGTTTCGCCTGGCTCAAATCGCCGTGGATGCCTTCCGCCGTATACCCCCGGATGGACAAGGCCTCCGAGAGTTCGTCGACGCGCCGTTTCGTCCTGCCGAAAACGATGGCCAGATCCGGGGAATGATAATCCAAAAAGCGGGTGAGGGCATCGAATTTATCCTTTTCTTCCACTTTGACAAAATATTGGTCGATTTGCGGGACGGTCATTTCCTTCGAACGGATTTTGATGAACTCGGGATTTTTCATGAAGCGGAGGGCCGTCTGCCGGATCCGCTCCGGCATCGTGGCGGAAAACAGCAAGGTCTGCCTTTCGGCAGGCAGTTTTTCCAAAATGGCTTCAATATCCTCGATGAATCCCATATTCAGCATTTCATCCGCCTCGTCGAGGACGACGATGCGGATCCGTGACAGGTCGACCGTCTTCCGGTTCATGTGATCCAGCAACCGCCCCGGCGTTCCGACGATGATCGCCGGCTGTTTTTTCAGCGCCCGGATCTGCCGCTGGATGTCCTGGCCGCCATATACGGCCAACACTTGAACCTTTTTGTCGTAGCCGATTTTATGCAGTTCTTCCGATACTTGAATGGCCAACTCCCGGGTCGGGGCGATGACCAAGCCTTGGGGGGCTTTCACCCGCGCATCCGTTCTTTCCACCATCGGGATTCCGAAGGCGGCCGTTTTTCCCGTTCCCGTTTGCGCCTGGCCGATAATATCCCGCCCCGCCAGGCTGAAGGGGAGGGATTGTTCTTGAATCGGCGTCGTTTCTTCAAATCCTATCCTTTTTAAGGATTTTAAAATGCTTGGACTTAACTGAAAATCTTGAAATTTTACCAATCGTTTCTTCTCCTTTTTT from Caldibacillus debilis DSM 16016 encodes:
- the acpS gene encoding holo-ACP synthase; protein product: MIAGIGVDIVETERIREIMKRKPRFADRILTDREQKDFRRLPESRKTEYLAGRFAAKEAFAKALGTGIGKDLSFRDIEIQTDPAGKPFFAKPKERGVHLSISHSKTCAVAMVVIESP
- a CDS encoding rhomboid family intramembrane serine protease, whose amino-acid sequence is MIVSRPILNLQSLKTSAAVHILLFQAVCYLLLTVPFFPNRLLFEKTACIHLYIAEGEWWRLLTSLWIHTDFSHLFANSMTFLLFGLLLEAERSRSDLLLVYLSSGIIANLFCFFITPLTYIHVGASGAVFGTAGAVFAGRWRKERFHRLSLPALLVIFSFIITAFQENENVYTHIFGFLWGMVCGWAARK
- a CDS encoding DEAD/DEAH box helicase, encoding MVKFQDFQLSPSILKSLKRIGFEETTPIQEQSLPFSLAGRDIIGQAQTGTGKTAAFGIPMVERTDARVKAPQGLVIAPTRELAIQVSEELHKIGYDKKVQVLAVYGGQDIQRQIRALKKQPAIIVGTPGRLLDHMNRKTVDLSRIRIVVLDEADEMLNMGFIEDIEAILEKLPAERQTLLFSATMPERIRQTALRFMKNPEFIKIRSKEMTVPQIDQYFVKVEEKDKFDALTRFLDYHSPDLAIVFGRTKRRVDELSEALSIRGYTAEGIHGDLSQAKRLSVLRKFKEGNIDVLVATDVAARGLDISGVTHVYNFDIPQDPESYVHRIGRTGRAGNSGMAVTFVAPREMGYLREVEKTTGRRMRRIDVPSLKEAIEGQQRLAMEKIHAAISENDLSLYREAAEELLSESDPVAVVSAALKLLTKEPDRTPVKLSFERPLPAKRTAKNRKTSVKQKEAVNGQKYFRRKTAGKR